GCAGCTCGATCACGGGCGCGTTCGTCTCGAACTCGTCGCGCCAGCCGACTTCCTCCAGGGCCTTTTTCCAGGCACCGATGCTCTCGTTGTGGTAAATCTGGTAGGCGGCCAGCCCCACTTCGGGGCCGCCGCGCGCGATCACCGATTCCACCCAGGCCCACTTGGCGGACACATTGCGGAGTTCGGCGGTGGTCCGCAGTTCCTTCTGGATGCGCTTGAGACGCTTCTCGATGGTCTGCACGCCCGCGAAGGGGTCCGCGAAGTGCGGCGTGTGGCGCTTGGGGACGAAGGGGCTGATGCCCAGGGCGACGCGGTTGATCTTCGCCAGGTCCTTGGTGAACGAGATCAGCTCGGTGATGTCGTCGTCGTTCTCCGGGCCGAGGCCGATCATCATGTAGACCTTGATGCCGGAAAAGCCCAGGTCGCGGCTGATCTGCGCGGTCTTGACGAGGTCTTCGGTGGTGATGCCCTTCTTCAGCCAGCGGCGCAGGCGTTCGGAGGGGGCGTCGGAGGCGACGGTGAAGGTCCGCAGGCCGCCCGCCTTCAGGATAGCGGCCAGTTCCTCGTCCACGGTATCGGCGCGGATGCTGCTCACGCCCAGCTTGATACCGCGCTCGGTGAGGGTGCGGCCGACAAACTTGGTGTGCGGGAAGTCGGAGAGGGCCGCGCCGACCAGGCCGACCTTCTCCGCCCAGTCGGGAATCACGTCCAGCAGTTCCTGCGCCTGGTTGTTGCGGTTGGGGCCGTACATGGTGCGGGCCAGGCAGAAGGTGCAGGGGCGCGGGCAACCGCGCTGCGCCTCGACCAGGAACATGTTGCTGAGTTCGCTGTGGGGCGTGACGATTTGAGAATAGGCCGGGAGGAGTTCCTTGGGCGCCGTCGCCCAGGTCGGCTCGTGGACGTGGCGCGCGGGCAGGAAGATACCCGGCATCCCGTCGATCAGGTCGTAGAACTCCTCGCGGGTGCTGGCCTCGCGCAGCGCCCCCGCCACCACCGGCACGATCTGCTCACCGTCCCCGATCACGATCACGTCCGCGAAGGGCGTCAGCGGATAGGGGTTGGAGGACGTGAAGGGTCCCCCGATCATCACGATGGGGTCGGTGTCGTCGCGCTCCTCGCGCAGCGGGTGCATTCCGGCCACGTCCAGCGTGCGGATGATATTCGTCAGGTCCAGCTCGAACGAGACGCTCAGGGCGAACAGTTCACAGTCGCCCGCCGCACGGCCCGACTCGACGGTGGGGAGGGGCTGCCCCGTGCGCTCGAAGGCGTCCACATCGTCGGGCAGGAAGGCACGCTCGCAGGCGACGCCCTCCTCCTGATTGAACATGCGGTAGATGACCTGATAGCCGAGAGACGCCATGCCGACGCTGTAACGGTTCGGGAACGCCAGCGTGACGCGGATGGGCGCCTGCTTGAAGAGGGTGCCCGTCTCCGCGTCCAGCAACGGTTTGATTTCAGTGCGCCAGTAACTCAAAAAGCCTCCCATTCACCAAAGAGCGCAGCGGCGCCGGAGAGCTTCAGACACTCAAGGGGCAGCGCGCGTCACAGCCGCTTATTGTATCCCATCTTGTTTTCTGAACTGAAGCGCGGATCACGGGGTATCCAGGCGGCCCGCAAAGGCGTGCGTGCGGTAGGCGAGTGTGACCGTGCCCCCCTGCTGATAGGCGCCGAAGAGGGCGTCGAGGGCCTGCGTCATCGCCGGGTAAGCCGCGTCCTCGGGCGAGGGCAGGTAGCTGACGCTGGCGGCGAGGGCGTGGAGCCGCTCGCGGGTGAGGGGGAGGGGATTTTCAAACATGACACGCTCGAAGCCGCCGGGCATGAACTGGGGCAGTTCGGCTTCTGGGACGCGGGTGGCGAGTTGGGGCACGCCAGGTTCGGTAAAGCGGGCGACCGCCTCCCCGTAAGCCACGTTGAACGGCGTGTCCTCGCCCCGCCAGTCGTTCCAGACGAGCAGGACATGCCCGCCGGGGCGCAGGATGCGGCGGAACTCCCGCACAGTCGGTTCGGGCTTGAACCAGTGGGCCGCCTGGGCGGCGGTGACGAGGGAGACGCACTTCTCCGGCAGGCCGGTGGCCTCGCTGGTCCCGTCATGCACCGTCAATTGCCCCGCCGCCGCCTGATCGGCCAGCTCCTCGGCCAGCCGGGCGCGCATCTCGGGATTCGGCTCGACGGCGTGAACCTGCGCGGCGTGCCGCAGCAGCAGGCGGGTGAACAGGCCGGTGCCCGCGCCCACATCGGCCACGCCGCCCGCGAGCAGGTTCC
The window above is part of the Deinococcus metallilatus genome. Proteins encoded here:
- a CDS encoding B12-binding domain-containing radical SAM protein gives rise to the protein MSYWRTEIKPLLDAETGTLFKQAPIRVTLAFPNRYSVGMASLGYQVIYRMFNQEEGVACERAFLPDDVDAFERTGQPLPTVESGRAAGDCELFALSVSFELDLTNIIRTLDVAGMHPLREERDDTDPIVMIGGPFTSSNPYPLTPFADVIVIGDGEQIVPVVAGALREASTREEFYDLIDGMPGIFLPARHVHEPTWATAPKELLPAYSQIVTPHSELSNMFLVEAQRGCPRPCTFCLARTMYGPNRNNQAQELLDVIPDWAEKVGLVGAALSDFPHTKFVGRTLTERGIKLGVSSIRADTVDEELAAILKAGGLRTFTVASDAPSERLRRWLKKGITTEDLVKTAQISRDLGFSGIKVYMMIGLGPENDDDITELISFTKDLAKINRVALGISPFVPKRHTPHFADPFAGVQTIEKRLKRIQKELRTTAELRNVSAKWAWVESVIARGGPEVGLAAYQIYHNESIGAWKKALEEVGWRDEFETNAPVIELPPGQYAAKEVSAHAQGLAV
- a CDS encoding class I SAM-dependent methyltransferase translates to MTAPDRFLGRAGVYAQARPRYPDALGAWLAERNLLAGGVADVGAGTGLFTRLLLRHAAQVHAVEPNPEMRARLAEELADQAAAGQLTVHDGTSEATGLPEKCVSLVTAAQAAHWFKPEPTVREFRRILRPGGHVLLVWNDWRGEDTPFNVAYGEAVARFTEPGVPQLATRVPEAELPQFMPGGFERVMFENPLPLTRERLHALAASVSYLPSPEDAAYPAMTQALDALFGAYQQGGTVTLAYRTHAFAGRLDTP